A single window of Cytobacillus dafuensis DNA harbors:
- a CDS encoding B12-binding domain-containing radical SAM protein, producing MKIICSTLNAKYIHTNIAIRYLKAYAKPDFDIELTEYTIKDPVMNIVTDLIQKKPDVIGFSCYIWNMEETIKVINMIKKINPAIQIIVGGPEVSYDVLEWMEKVKDFDFIVIGEGEETFKQLLTELSGELKLENVHGIAFREDSQIKINPQRNKLDLRELPSPFRFEEDIPHLSKRVTYIETSRGCPFSCQFCLSSIEVGVRYFDREKIKEDIRYLMQNGAKTIKFVDRTFNISRSYAMEMFQFLIDEHLPGTVFQFEITADIMRPEVIEFLNNEAPAGLFRFEIGVQSTNDYTNELVMRKQNFEKLTRTVTMVKNGGKIDQHLDLIAGLPEEDYHSFRKTFNDVFAMRPEELQLGFLKLLRGTGLRLRAEQHKYIYMDHSPYEMLGNNVLSFDDIIRIKQVEDVLEKYWNDHRMDFTIEYLVTETFPSPFDFFQDFGSFWEEKGWSRIGHQLEDLFKRLYEFLQDKNIASLNIAEGLMKYDYLSRQKYKPRKPWWGSSSSYEKSQRSSIYQNILKNPSRLGPEFLKLELNEKELYKHTLIEKLSFNLDKYLTTGEIEKKDTTILIYFDPSNEKTAIFSADDKWSE from the coding sequence ATGAAGATTATTTGCTCGACATTGAATGCTAAATATATTCATACAAATATTGCGATTCGTTATTTAAAAGCTTATGCCAAGCCAGATTTTGATATTGAACTTACCGAATATACGATTAAAGATCCTGTTATGAATATTGTGACAGATTTAATACAAAAAAAGCCTGATGTGATTGGTTTTAGCTGTTATATCTGGAATATGGAAGAAACGATTAAAGTGATCAATATGATCAAAAAGATAAACCCAGCTATCCAAATCATAGTAGGAGGACCTGAGGTATCTTACGATGTTTTAGAATGGATGGAAAAGGTCAAAGATTTTGACTTTATTGTTATTGGCGAAGGGGAAGAAACATTCAAGCAATTGCTTACTGAGCTTAGCGGAGAATTAAAGCTGGAAAATGTTCATGGCATTGCTTTTCGCGAAGATAGCCAAATAAAAATAAATCCTCAGCGCAACAAGCTGGATCTTCGTGAGCTGCCTTCTCCTTTCAGATTTGAAGAGGATATTCCTCACCTTTCAAAGCGGGTTACTTATATCGAGACTAGCCGCGGCTGCCCTTTTAGCTGCCAGTTCTGCCTTTCATCTATTGAAGTAGGCGTCCGATACTTTGATCGGGAAAAAATTAAAGAGGATATTCGCTATTTAATGCAAAATGGAGCGAAAACCATTAAGTTTGTCGACCGTACATTTAATATTAGCAGAAGCTATGCCATGGAAATGTTTCAATTTCTTATTGATGAACATTTGCCAGGTACTGTATTCCAATTTGAGATTACCGCTGATATTATGCGGCCAGAGGTTATTGAGTTTTTAAATAATGAAGCCCCTGCTGGCTTATTCCGATTCGAAATTGGAGTTCAATCTACAAATGATTACACGAATGAGCTGGTAATGAGAAAACAGAACTTCGAAAAGCTTACTCGAACAGTCACAATGGTGAAAAATGGAGGGAAAATCGATCAGCATCTCGATCTAATCGCTGGACTTCCTGAAGAAGATTATCATTCCTTTAGAAAGACATTCAATGATGTATTTGCTATGAGACCTGAAGAGCTGCAGCTTGGCTTCCTAAAGCTTTTGAGAGGAACAGGACTTCGCTTACGGGCTGAACAACATAAATACATTTATATGGACCATTCACCATACGAAATGCTGGGGAATAATGTACTTTCATTCGATGATATTATCCGTATAAAACAAGTTGAGGATGTTCTAGAAAAATATTGGAATGATCATCGAATGGATTTTACCATCGAATATCTTGTAACAGAAACATTCCCATCTCCATTTGATTTCTTTCAGGATTTCGGCAGCTTTTGGGAAGAAAAAGGCTGGTCAAGAATTGGCCACCAATTAGAGGATCTATTCAAACGCCTTTATGAATTTCTTCAAGATAAAAATATTGCCAGCTTAAATATTGCTGAAGGACTAATGAAGTATGATTATCTTTCTAGGCAAAAATATAAGCCAAGAAAGCCATGGTGGGGATCCTCTTCTAGTTATGAAAAATCACAAAGGTCTTCTATCTATCAGAATATCTTAAAAAACCCTTCACGATTGGGTCCTGAGTTTCTAAAACTAGAGCTTAATGAAAAGGAATTATACAAACACACATTAATTGAAAAGCTTTCATTTAATTTGGATAAATACCTGACTACCGGAGAGATCGAAAAAAAGGATACAACCATCCTAATCTATTTTGATCCCTCAAATGAAAAAACAGCTATTTTCTCGGCAGATGACAAATGGAGTGAATAA
- a CDS encoding TrkH family potassium uptake protein, which translates to MWRKVRVRLGKLSPAQVITSYYLLAVTVSVLLLSIPYVHKPGVEIDFIDTVFTAVSAVSVTGLTVVDISQTYSIFGYFVIMAILQFGGLGIMALGTFFWMLFGRKIGLRSRRLIMADHNQITLSGLVHLIREIIKIMLLIELVGALILGFHFLKYYPTWEEAFLHGLFASVSATTNAGMDIRGASLVPFAGDYFVQLINIILIILGAIGFPVLIEVKEYLFRKKTDMEEVQFRFSLFTKITTITYAGLLILGTVLILILEFQHYFKGMTWHKSFFYAFFQSASTRSAGLSTMDISEFSMPTLLVLSILMFIGASPSSVGGGIRTTTFALNILFIYHFAKGNRDIKIFNRELHQDDILKSLAITLLAIVMCFTSVVLLCISDGQHDLIAIVLEVCSAFGTTGLSMGITPDLSVFGKCILMILMFIGRIGLTSFLFIIGGKEKKANYHYPKERVITG; encoded by the coding sequence ATGTGGAGAAAGGTAAGAGTCAGATTAGGTAAATTATCTCCGGCTCAAGTAATTACAAGTTATTATTTACTTGCAGTAACGGTTTCAGTATTGCTTTTAAGCATACCTTACGTACATAAGCCAGGAGTGGAAATTGATTTTATTGATACTGTATTTACTGCTGTTAGCGCTGTGAGTGTTACAGGTTTGACAGTAGTTGATATATCACAAACATATAGTATATTTGGTTATTTTGTTATTATGGCCATATTGCAATTTGGTGGTCTTGGAATTATGGCGCTTGGTACCTTTTTTTGGATGTTATTTGGCAGAAAAATTGGCCTGAGAAGCCGCCGTCTAATTATGGCTGATCATAATCAAATCACATTATCCGGACTAGTTCATTTGATTAGAGAAATTATTAAAATTATGCTGCTTATTGAGTTGGTTGGTGCACTCATCTTAGGTTTTCATTTTTTGAAATATTATCCAACATGGGAAGAAGCATTTCTTCATGGATTATTTGCTTCTGTTAGTGCGACAACAAACGCTGGAATGGATATTAGAGGAGCATCCCTTGTTCCATTTGCTGGTGATTATTTTGTCCAATTAATTAATATTATATTAATCATACTAGGAGCTATTGGTTTCCCTGTCTTAATTGAAGTTAAGGAATATTTATTTAGAAAGAAAACTGATATGGAGGAAGTCCAATTTCGCTTTTCTTTGTTTACAAAAATAACAACCATCACATATGCTGGTCTCCTTATCTTAGGGACAGTGCTAATTTTGATATTAGAATTTCAGCATTATTTTAAAGGAATGACATGGCATAAAAGCTTTTTCTACGCATTTTTTCAATCAGCATCAACAAGAAGTGCTGGACTTTCAACTATGGATATCAGTGAATTTTCAATGCCAACATTATTGGTTTTGAGTATTCTCATGTTTATCGGTGCCTCTCCAAGTTCTGTAGGAGGTGGTATTCGTACAACAACTTTTGCTTTAAACATATTATTTATTTATCACTTTGCTAAAGGAAATCGTGATATCAAAATTTTTAATAGAGAGCTTCATCAAGATGATATTTTAAAATCATTAGCTATTACGCTTTTGGCTATCGTGATGTGTTTTACCTCTGTAGTCCTATTATGCATTTCTGACGGTCAGCATGATCTTATTGCCATAGTCCTTGAGGTTTGCTCTGCTTTTGGTACTACAGGCTTATCAATGGGGATCACACCAGATCTTAGTGTTTTTGGAAAATGTATATTAATGATTTTGATGTTTATCGGCAGAATCGGATTAACTTCCTTCTTGTTTATTATTGGAGGAAAAGAAAAGAAAGCAAATTATCATTATCCAAAAGAACGAGTGATTACAGGATAA
- the sigI gene encoding RNA polymerase sigma factor SigI, translating into MLSFLFVAKKRKKTLEETVILIQQGDSALQNDLIQSYKPFIAKTVSSVCKRYIHESDDEFSIGLIAFNEAIQKYSHDKGSSLISFAEVIIKRRVIDYIRKQVKYQNLKLDIDVSQGDEDQIATTIENELSIEQYNKKTEEELRREEILQFTELLRQYNLSFSDLIEQSPKHADARKNAMNIARIICENEELKQVLLEKKRLPIKQLEDHVSLSRKTIERNRKYIIAISLILISDYVYLKDYIKGVLET; encoded by the coding sequence ATGCTAAGTTTTTTGTTTGTTGCAAAAAAGAGAAAAAAAACACTAGAAGAAACAGTTATTTTAATACAGCAGGGTGATTCTGCACTACAAAATGACCTAATCCAATCATACAAGCCATTTATTGCTAAAACCGTCTCTTCAGTATGCAAAAGATACATACATGAATCTGACGATGAATTTAGCATTGGCCTTATTGCTTTTAATGAAGCTATTCAAAAATACAGTCATGATAAAGGGAGCTCATTAATTAGCTTTGCTGAAGTAATTATTAAGAGAAGGGTTATTGATTATATACGAAAGCAAGTAAAATACCAGAATCTTAAATTAGACATTGATGTAAGTCAAGGTGATGAGGATCAAATTGCCACCACAATTGAAAACGAACTCTCCATAGAACAATATAATAAGAAGACAGAAGAAGAACTGCGCAGAGAAGAAATTCTTCAATTTACTGAATTACTCCGCCAATATAATTTATCCTTTTCAGATTTGATTGAACAATCGCCTAAGCATGCAGATGCTAGAAAAAATGCAATGAACATAGCTAGAATCATTTGTGAAAATGAAGAACTTAAACAGGTTTTACTTGAAAAGAAAAGACTTCCTATAAAACAGCTTGAAGACCATGTTTCGCTAAGCAGAAAGACGATAGAAAGAAATAGAAAGTACATAATTGCCATTTCCCTAATATTAATTAGCGATTATGTATATTTAAAGGATTATATCAAAGGGGTGCTGGAAACGTGA
- a CDS encoding DUF3905 domain-containing protein: MKKKKEVKLTKLGIDETLPHQIEAPSFKGTGIQMKPPFENSQGVVIGDSFYASENSPLENWSDETDPSIMSGDEWVHPTNDIGWNTTENKELLEQKKRPQASPFMHPTHDVSKGTD; encoded by the coding sequence TTGAAAAAGAAAAAGGAAGTTAAGTTAACAAAATTAGGAATAGATGAAACCCTTCCACATCAAATTGAAGCTCCAAGCTTCAAGGGAACAGGTATTCAAATGAAGCCACCTTTCGAAAACTCTCAAGGAGTCGTAATTGGTGACAGCTTCTACGCTTCTGAAAATTCCCCATTGGAAAATTGGAGTGATGAAACTGATCCATCCATTATGTCAGGTGATGAATGGGTGCATCCGACTAATGATATTGGCTGGAATACAACTGAGAACAAAGAATTATTGGAACAAAAAAAACGTCCACAAGCAAGCCCTTTTATGCACCCTACACATGATGTTAGTAAAGGAACTGATTAA
- a CDS encoding alpha/beta-type small acid-soluble spore protein → MANSTNKLLVPGIEQYLDQVKYEIAQEFGVHLGSDTVSRANGSVGGEITKRLVKQAQAQMNGINNK, encoded by the coding sequence ATGGCAAATAGCACAAATAAGCTATTAGTTCCTGGAATAGAGCAATATCTAGATCAAGTTAAATATGAAATTGCCCAAGAGTTTGGTGTCCATTTAGGTTCTGATACTGTCTCTCGTGCCAATGGTTCAGTAGGCGGAGAAATTACAAAGAGATTAGTTAAGCAAGCGCAAGCACAAATGAATGGTATTAATAATAAATAA
- a CDS encoding anti-sigma factor domain-containing protein produces the protein MKTGIIMEVNERFLTLITPDGEFLRARKLDRDYRIGQEIDFFPINQEETKKQSFFSIFNSFKAKTAFAAALIFMLVSVTLLPFFGNNKVYAYMSIDINPSIELGVNKKFQVVEILPYNEDGKEIVNQLHDWKKKDIHELTNEIFQEIKARGYTKNNHEIVIGTAYEKKGQQKEENQQWEKEIAEIRNELKNENLELKIVNGSIEERNKANDMGLTMGLYKEKENKEKEMRLEKENKVKEEKAKQKVLKNEVSDQQRANEIRENEKQEEKDNREMHKQTEKEIREKDKQIEKENREREKKIETVIRERHKQTEKENRESKKQIENENKERNKQIEKENKEREKQMEKENDKKEQHIEKEGIEKQKEIKKENKQIEKQKIKEEKQNQKQNHQDNDD, from the coding sequence GTGAAAACAGGAATAATTATGGAAGTAAATGAACGTTTTTTGACGCTGATAACCCCAGATGGTGAATTTCTACGTGCTCGAAAGCTTGATAGAGATTATCGAATTGGGCAGGAAATTGATTTTTTTCCAATCAATCAAGAGGAAACAAAAAAGCAATCATTTTTTTCTATTTTCAATAGCTTTAAAGCAAAAACTGCTTTTGCAGCTGCTTTAATATTCATGTTAGTGAGTGTAACATTACTCCCTTTCTTCGGTAATAATAAGGTATACGCCTATATGTCAATCGATATTAACCCAAGTATTGAACTTGGTGTCAATAAAAAGTTCCAAGTCGTTGAAATCCTTCCATATAATGAAGATGGAAAAGAAATAGTTAATCAATTACATGATTGGAAAAAGAAAGATATCCATGAATTAACAAATGAAATTTTTCAAGAAATTAAAGCGCGCGGTTACACAAAAAATAATCATGAAATCGTGATTGGTACAGCTTATGAAAAAAAGGGTCAACAGAAAGAAGAAAATCAGCAGTGGGAGAAAGAAATTGCTGAAATTAGAAATGAATTAAAAAATGAAAACCTAGAATTAAAAATTGTTAATGGCTCAATTGAAGAAAGGAATAAAGCGAACGATATGGGGCTTACAATGGGCCTTTATAAAGAGAAAGAAAATAAAGAAAAAGAAATGCGATTAGAAAAAGAAAACAAAGTCAAGGAAGAAAAAGCAAAACAAAAAGTGTTGAAAAATGAAGTAAGCGATCAGCAGAGAGCGAACGAAATCAGGGAAAACGAAAAGCAAGAAGAGAAAGATAATAGAGAAATGCATAAGCAAACAGAGAAGGAAATTAGAGAAAAGGATAAGCAAATAGAGAAAGAAAATAGAGAAAGAGAAAAAAAAATTGAAACAGTAATTAGGGAAAGACATAAGCAAACAGAGAAGGAAAATAGAGAAAGTAAAAAGCAAATAGAGAATGAAAACAAAGAACGAAATAAGCAAATAGAGAAAGAAAATAAAGAAAGAGAAAAACAAATGGAAAAAGAAAATGATAAAAAGGAACAGCATATAGAAAAAGAAGGAATAGAAAAACAAAAAGAAATTAAAAAAGAAAATAAACAAATTGAAAAGCAAAAAATAAAGGAAGAAAAACAAAATCAAAAACAAAATCATCAAGATAATGACGATTAA